Proteins from a single region of Esox lucius isolate fEsoLuc1 chromosome 13, fEsoLuc1.pri, whole genome shotgun sequence:
- the plpp7a gene encoding inactive phospholipid phosphatase 7, translating into MPVIQTRSRMRDRNDPVNRPEFMSLNQPLRNINEVRGTARRPGSLKRQQTLPQQPQNTQPEPFENISDDRKESVKLPEEDCIQLNPSFKGIAINSLLAIDICMSKRLGVCAHSHSSWGSIRAMVNLLAITGHGIPWIVGTIICLTRSNTMAGQEVLVNLLLALLLDVMTVAGMQKLVKRKGPWEMTPGLFDYVAMDIYSFPAAHASRAIMVSKFLLSHLVLAVPLRILLVIWAFLAGVSRILLGRHHLSDVGCGFALGYLHFNLVEMVWLPSNTCQTLISIGTLGWIPVN; encoded by the exons ATGCCTGTAATTCAGACCAGATCCAGGATGAGAGATCGAAATGACCCAGTCAACAGACCGGAGTTTATGTCTCTGAACCAGCCTCTCAGAAATATCAACGAAGTGCGGGGGACTGCACGGCGGCCTGGTTCGCTGAAACGCCAACAAACCCTACCGCAGCAACCTCAAAATACACAGCCGGAGCCGTTTGAAAATATATCCGATGATCGCAAAGAATCTGTTAAACTTCCTGAGGAGGACTGCATACAGCTCAACCCATCCTTTAAGGGCATTGCCATTAACTCTCTTTTGGCGATTGATATTTGCATGTCTAAAAGGCTTGGGGTTTGCGCTCACTCACACTCCTCATGGGGTAGCATCCGAGCCATGGTAAACCTGCTTGCGATCACTGGTCATGGCATCCCTTGGATTGTTGGCACAATAATATGTCTCACCAGAAGCAACACGATGGCAGGACAAGAAGTCCTAGTCAATTTGCTTCTTG CACTACTACTGGATGTGATGACTGTTGCTGGTATGCAGAAACTGGTCAAGCGCAAAGGACCCTGGGAGATGACACCTGGCCTCTTTGATTATGTAGCAATGGACATCTACTCCTTCCCAGCAGCCCATGCAAGCCGGGCTATCATGGTTTCAAAATTCCTTTTGTCACACTTAGTGCTTGCTGTCCCATTGCGCATCTTACTGGTAATCTGGGCTTTCCTGGCAGGTGTGTCACGCATCCTTTTGGGCCGTCATCATTTATCAGATGTGGGATGTGGTTTTGCATTGGGCTATCTCCATTTTAATTTGGTTGAAATGGTGTGGCTGCCCTCTAACACTTGCCAGACTTTGATCTCTATTGGAACACTCGGCTGGATACCTGTTAATTAA